ATTAGATAACAAATAGTTAAAATACTCCAGTATTTTGGGACATTTATAGAAAACATAATAGCCCTAGTTACCTCAAGTAAATGTCTATTTTTTCGTTCAGCTATGCCATTCTACTGGGGAGTTTCACGACATGTTTATTGATGTAAAAtacctttttctttcaaaaattcctcTAAACATTCATTGAAATATTTTGTTCCATTATCAAACTAaagaatacaaatttttgtttgaaattgggCTTCGATCACGTAGAATAAATCTTTGAAAACTCTGTCACTTTGGATTTCTTGTTAAGCAAGTAAACCCTACATAGTCTAGTATAATCATTGATAAAAGTTACAAACCATCTTTTGCTAGATAAAGTGGTAACCTTTGAGGGTctccaaacatcactatgaattaaataaaatgattttgaagaACTAtaagattttgaaacaaatttaacatgatGATCTTTAGACAAATGTCATCTTTTACATTGAAACGTAGAACAATCCACTTCTTTAAACAATTTAGGAAATGAGTGTCTTAAATAAGGAAAATTAGAACGACCTAGCttaagatgccattgcattattggatcataaatagaaattaaactATTACCACTCAATTCGTGAGCTTTTTTTATTACTGTAGAAATTCTCATTGAAGTAGTAAAGTCCGTTTATCTCTCTAGCCTTTCCATTTGTCTTCCCTAAGTTCTAGTCCTAAAATAGGCAATAAGAATCCAAGAAGGTAATATGGCAGTTAGAATCTTTTCAGAGTTTCCTAACAAACAAAAGATTACAAgcaagtttaggaacatgaaatactgattgaagatcaatacTTTCAGAGGTTTTAATGAGACATTTACTTGTAATAGGAGAAAAACTGTCGTctgctattcttattttttcactaccaGAACAAGGAATATATGAATTGAATAGATGTCACGACCCAAAGGGTGTGACAGGGGTATGACTGTAATTAGTCTAATGGGGATAAGGCTGTAATTAGCCTAATGCAAGTAATAAGCAGTTGTTGTACTTAGTAGTTATAACTGTAGTTGCCTATAAGGGTGTGACACTTTCGGTTACAACCGAAGGGCTGCCTATAAAAGGGGACCAGACACATGAGGATGGGAATTAAGTGGTCTAATTTGTACTCTATTTGTGCCTACAGGAAGTCAGCTAGCAGATCTTCTTACCAAAGGTCTTCCTGGAACAGCCTTTCAAAGGCTAACAAGTAAGCTGGGAATGGATGACATCcattctccagcttgagggggagtgtcggGAAATAAGGATGCTTACAgaattatttatgaattatgatttattgttTTTCTGTACAGTTATTTGGTTTGTTTTCTGTTGTATTATCTGTTAGTGGGCTGAAGTTATGGCCCTCAAGGTGTGGTTTGTGGTCAGATTAGTAGTTGGGTAGTTGATTCTTAATTTAAGGAAGTGGGGAGTGCTTCTCCTAaactgtatatatattgagttgTAGACTGGAAATAAAGTGTAGTTTTCTTGCCAATTCATAACAATAAACACTGCTAGCTCCACCTTTTGAGTGTCTGCATTTAAGGGCTCGAATAGTTTCTTTAGCTAGTGTTGACACAGCTAATGAATGAAGCAGGCTGGAGTGTCTTAAACTGTTAAAGTATCATCACCCCACGACGACTTGATGCTCTTTGTTGCATGAATTCTTCAAATGCCCTAGCCAATCTAGCTTGCCCTGTTGGTGGCTGCTCATTCTTGGTCAGTAACGTGCTGTATACCAAGCTCATCATCCACACAATTCAACATTAAATCATATTTGGGATTCATCAGATCAGAAAGGTATACTGCATGGATAGaaaaacaactcattttatttCCCATTAAACATCAAATCAAGTTTGTAGAAAAATTCATGCCTTATGGTAACAGGTGCAAAGCTACAAAAAGTACAACTCAAAGTCTTATGCATCTCCTACACATCCCAAGTGCATGTCCCCCATGCTTGCAGTTGGGTTGTTGTTGCCTCTGCAGATGCACCTCCTCTGGTTTCATCTTAGGTGGGACTCTCATGGATCCTCGTGCATGTGTACCAAGGGTCCATTTAGGACATGCCCTGACCTTTTTAGCATACCTTCTGTTGTAAGGCTGGCTGTCCTCTTAGCTCGGAGATCTTTGTCCTCTAAAATGCAATGGGCCATCACTTCCACTTTCCTATCTTCTCCTTGAGGTGGAAGTGGATTTCCATAGTCTGCTCTTTACATTCTGAGGGCAGGGAGCATAATAAACCCATCAGCACCCTGCTTTCAGTCCAATACAAGTATTAGTACGACGCTAATGCGAATCATCCCCTGGATCAATACCAAGTACGCAACATATCCAAAGGAAACATCcgtatatttattattaatatcaaaatagGGTTTccatacaaaaaaatatgtaaCACAAAATAACTTCTTCCCAACCCAAAATGGGGAATCCTATTCACTGCCCCACCCTCTGGGATTCGAATTCTTCGTCTTGGCATCCCCTGGGGTAGGTCGGCACCCTCCATATGGATTCACTTGGGCTTTGGGTGTTTCCTCAGTTTCCCCCACTTGCATCCTCTTAAAGGATCCATGCAGGATCCTCTCTCAATGTTTAGGGTAACTCTTGGTCTTACTTAAGTCCATTTTATTGccattgtttcctttcttttgcCGTGATGTTCCTTCCTAACTACTTTACCTGACCATTTCTATCAAATATTTTGTCAACCTATCCCTAAAGATGTCAGTTGCATCATTACATTAACCTTGCTCTCAATCATTGTAGCATATTCTAGATACCCAAAAATCATAAACGTTCTAGATATGTATGGCCTCAACAACAGGGCCTTCCAAGAACATTTGGTTATCAATTTATCATTCCTCAGAAAAACATCAGATTACACTTGCATCAGCTGGGTATGCATCTCCTACTGCCTTAATCATCCAAGTTACCAATACTACTCTTGGGGCAAATCAACAGGTCATTACAGGCATGAAGTATAATCACAATGTGTTCTTATGTGAACTTGCTTCTTTTCCCCGTTACCTATCCAtttcttataatattttatgggCATTAAGATCTTTAAACTTTGTTTTATGTTCCTCATTATCACCTACAACTTCAGATTCAAGGTTGTGATTAGATTTGGAAGTCAATGTATTTTGCTTGAAttgtttgaaaactttttgGTCATGTCTCTAGTATTTGCAACTTGTCTGTCATGAACttggaataaaaaattcatagaTGTCTTGCTAACATATGGTCTTTCTGTTACTTGTTTCCATTTGTTGTAAAAATTCCATTTCAACAAAGAATgctatagagagagagatgtaaTAATGATATAGATTTGTCCGTCCATTTCTAATCAATGAGTTTGCGAGATTTTAACTTAACAAAACCAATTTTATGTATTAACTCCCATTCTCTGCCGCCTTTGATTATGGGGTTGGCGCACTTGCTGCTTATCATAAGCTactgcaagagagagagagagagctaccTTCCATTTTCTTAATCAATTTAGTTTGTGACAATTTAACATATAAAAGCAATACGATGCATTAACTTCTACTTTGCCTCCTTTGATTATAGGCTAGTTTGTGACAATTTAACATGTAAAAGCAATACAATGCATTAACTTCTATTTTGCCTCTTTTGATTATAGGCGGGTCCACTTGCTGCTTATTATAAGCTACCTCTCAATCGTGTGCTTGTGGTATGGTACTATCCCTTTTTCCTCTAGTTGGTTGTTCGACTACATTTTGCTCTTAGTCTTTTTACTCTACTGTGTGTTATAACTGTAGTTTCATGATGATATGGATTTACCCTGTGGGGTGCTGCGGCTTCAAGACAAAGGTGGTCATGGACGCCACAATGGGTAACGAAGAATTGAAGAGCTTTGGATAATTCTCAGTAGAGAttcataatgcatatataacacattaatatccttttcttttctttctttcttttttttttctaatttcacCAGGCTAAAGAGCGTGATCTATCATTTTCGTGGAAACAGAGAGTTTCCTCGGCTAAGAATTGGTTAGGGAAATTCTCAAAATTATGCACATTGTTTCCTTGATTTAGCCTTTTAAATTTACTAGGagttttacttaattaataattctcTGCCAGGCATTGGGAAGCCTCCTGGTCAAATGGATCCCAAAGCATTCTTACTCCAGAAGTTCAATGCAACGGCTAGAGAGCGGGTAGGAACTTTCTcgattggtttggtttggttttctattataataaccTTGTAAGGTACTCCAAAATTGCTGCTACTTGTTCTAAAATGATCAAAAGTTGTCGCTCATTGTGTTGTGTTGCGTTACTGTTGACATGTTGTTCTGAGAAAAGATTGATGCTGCATTACAAGAGGGGGTTGAGGCGTTGAAACAAGTGTTGCTCAAAGGGTTGTCACAGAGCGCAAGATGCTTCAACAAAGAGCAGAAGTACAAGCATATAAGGCTCCAAACAATGCCCCCCACATGATAACGGATTGGTTCATTCGGGGACCGAGTAGTAATAGAAGCGTATGCATGCGCATAGTGACtatttgtatgtatgtatgtaagtATTCATCTCTAAGAACTCTATGCTGATTTTCTGAACTGCATCCTCGTAATATTGGTTATGATTATGATGGTATGCTATGATGCATGGAAACGTTTTGGGGGAGCCATTGACGCTTCGGAAATGGTtttaaaaatgccaaaaaaatattttcggactatttttgtaatttttgaaacatttcGGGATTGTTTCGGCACAGATGGAATTATTctttatatatgttgtgtgttgTGTATAAAATGACAACTTGTATTTCAAACACCCTAAAGTTTGTTGTCAAATTTTCTAGTTTGATGGCCGCATCATTGACCACCATCATGGTCGGTCACAAACTCACTCTATTAGTCATCTGGTGAAgtgagaaaggaagaaaggaagggaTGGAGAAATAGGGGGACCTG
This genomic stretch from Diospyros lotus cultivar Yz01 chromosome 1, ASM1463336v1, whole genome shotgun sequence harbors:
- the LOC127792553 gene encoding peptidyl-tRNA hydrolase, mitochondrial isoform X2: MMLNRLCNRCLCSISHSFSSQPWLFVGLGNPGDKYKGTRHNVGFEMINAFAESQGIPVDTVYFKALFGKGFVDDVPVFLAKPQTYMNLSGESAGPLAAYYKLPLNRVLVFHDDMDLPCGVLRLQDKGGHGRHNGLKSVIYHFRGNREFPRLRIGIGKPPGQMDPKAFLLQKFNATARERIDAALQEGVEALKQVLLKGLSQSARCFNKEQKYKHIRLQTMPPT
- the LOC127792553 gene encoding peptidyl-tRNA hydrolase, mitochondrial isoform X1, which translates into the protein MMLNRLCNRCLCSISHSFSSQPWLFVGLGNPGDKYKGTRHNQVGFEMINAFAESQGIPVDTVYFKALFGKGFVDDVPVFLAKPQTYMNLSGESAGPLAAYYKLPLNRVLVFHDDMDLPCGVLRLQDKGGHGRHNGLKSVIYHFRGNREFPRLRIGIGKPPGQMDPKAFLLQKFNATARERIDAALQEGVEALKQVLLKGLSQSARCFNKEQKYKHIRLQTMPPT